A genomic segment from Etheostoma spectabile isolate EspeVRDwgs_2016 chromosome 11, UIUC_Espe_1.0, whole genome shotgun sequence encodes:
- the asdurf gene encoding ASDURF protein: protein MSSKSRDNEDNVEGQSAHKEELNRKIKEQKVVVDELSNLKKNRKVYIQQRNSNIFFLADRSQTLGSCKKELDNVKKDLQDM from the exons ATGTCTTCGAAAAGTCGGGATAACGAGGACAATGTTGAAGGACAGTCTGCACATAAGGAGGAATTAAACAGAAAG ATCAAGGAGCAGAAGGTTGTAGTGGACGAGCTCTCCAATCTGAAGAAAAACAGG AAAGTCTACATCCAGCAGAGGAACAGTAACATATTCTTCCTAGCAGACAGAAGTCAGACACTGGGTTCATGCAAAA AAGAACTGGATAACGTGAAAAAGGATCTGCAGGATATGTAA
- the asnsd1 gene encoding asparagine synthetase domain-containing protein 1: MCGIFCLLSLSPTHFEWDKTLHEHLKRRGPNLSQDLTVRGTNPSFQCFFSAHVLHMRGILTPQPFQDNSGNVLVWNGEIFGGLPVTPEENDTAVLSQRLSSCDSPSEILSLLSAVRGPWAFVYYQKAGDYLWFGRDFLGRRSLLWKFDAAVNALTLTSVAAQSSGPDQSAWQEVPAVGVYRIDLKAVTDAGAVTFALHPWAHGGNDLASSCSETILKSVPSGCTALMNPSGLVLASPVCPLNTSIPKSLDEKESLSNSHPCVKDLEAMIASKEKNDEVSRLIDVLSEAVRRRVQSLPFRVQDSPPPPKDHASVAILFSGGLDSMVLAALADRHIPAHQPIDLLNVAFKLQGPKKQKEPANKPGKHKNKPTGFKTAGADCQPSSPFDVPDRITGKAGLKELQDLNPERIWNFVEINVTKEELQTIRPERICHLVHPLDTVLDDSIGCAVWFAARGTGLIAQDRDQRAFTSSARVVLTGIGADEQLAGYSRHRVRFTRSGHQGLIQELALELARIPSRNLGRDDRVIGDHGKEARFPYLDEDVVSYLNSLPVWEKADLSLPRGVGEKLLLRLAARQLGLGQSAALPKRAMQFGSRIAKMEDHREKASDKCTRLLVE, from the exons ATGTGTGGCATCTTTTGTCTGTTGAGTCTGTCACCCACTCACTTTGAGTGGGACAAAACACTTCATGAACATTTGAAAAGAAGAGGGCCCAATCTGAGCCAGGATCTCACAGTTAGAGGCACAAATCCCAGCTTTCAGTGTTTCTTCTCTGCTCATGTTCTTCACATGAGAGGCATTCTCACACCTcagccatttcaagacaactcTGGAAATGTCCTGGTGTGGAACGGGGAGATATTCGGAGGCCTCCCGGTGACGCCGGAGGAAAATGACACTGCTGTTCTCTCTCAGCGGCTGTCTTCCTGCGACAGTCCTTCGGAGATTCTGTCCCTCCTCTCCGCTGTGCGGGGGCCGTGGGCGTTTGTTTACTACCAAAAGGCTGGGGACTACCTCTGGTTTGGCAGAGACTTCCTTGGAAGGCGGAGTTTGCTGTGGAAATTTGACGCGGCAGTCAACGCCTTGACCCTGACTTCTGTAGCGGCCCAGAGTTCTGGACCCGATCAGTCTGCTTGGCAAGAAGTCCCAGCAGTCGGTGTGTACCGGATTGACCTGAAGGCGGTTACAGATGCTGGTGCTGTGACGTTCGCGCTTCATCCTTGGGCTCATGGAGGAAATGACCTTGCCTCGAGCTGCAGTGAAACCATCCTGAAGTCTGTTCCCAGCGGCTGCACTGCCCTGATGAACCCGTCGGGCCTGGTACTCGCCTCACCCGTTTGCCCTCTTAACACATCCATCCCAAAGTCATTAGATGAGAAGGAAAGTCTGTCAAATTCACATCCATGTGTCAAGGATCTGGAGGCGATGATTGCAAGCAAAGAGAAAAACGATGAGGTGAGCCGTCTTATTGATGTTCTCAGTGAGGCAGTAAGACGACGGGTTCAATCTCTGCCGTTCAGGGTACAAGACAGTCCCCCTCCTCCTAAAGACCATGCTAGTGTTGCTATACTGTTTTCAGGAGGTCTTGATTCAATGGTCCTGGCTGCCTTAGCTGACCGTCACATCCCTGCTCATCAACCGATAGATCTTCTCAATGTAGCGTTCAAACTACAGGGGCCAAAGAAGCAGAAAGAGCCCGCGAATAAACCTGGgaagcacaaaaacaaacccaCAGGTTTTAAGACTGCTGGAGCAGATTGCCAGCCATCCAGCCCCTTTGATGTTCCAGACCGGATCACTGGAAAAGCCGGTCTCAAGGAATTACAAGACTTGAATCCTGAAAGAATATGGAATTTTGTGGAAATCAACGTAACGAAGGAAGAGCTGCAGACAATCCGCCCGGAGCGCATTTGTCATTTAGTGCATCCCCTGGACACGGTGCTGGACGACAGCATCGGATGTGCTGTGTGGTTTGCAGCGAGGGGGACAGGACTCATCGCGCAGGACCGGGACCAGAGAGCCTTCACGTCATCAGCAAGG GTCGTTTTGACAGGAATAGGAGCCGATGAGCAGCTAGCAGGTTACTCCAGACACAGGGTCCGGTTTACGAGGTCTGGACACCAGGGCCTGATCCAGGAGCTGGCCCTGGAGCTGGCCAGGATCCCTTCCAGGAATTTGGGCAGGGATGACCGAGTGATAGGGGACCATGGGAAGGAGGCTAG ATTCCCCTACTTGGACGAGGACGTGGTGAGCTACTTGAACTCCCTGCCCGTGTGGGAGAAGGCGGACCTGTCGCTCCCTCGGGGCGTCGGGGAGAAACTCCTCCTGAGACTCGCAGCGAGGCAGCTGGGCCTCGGCCAATCAGCAGCTCTGCCCAAGAGGGCCATGCAGTTCGGCTCCCGCATCGCCAAGATGGAGGACCACCGCGAGAAGGCCTCTGACAAATGCACAAGACTCCTCGTCGAGTAG